Below is a genomic region from Glaciihabitans sp. INWT7.
GCACATGGGCGAGGACCAGTCGTTTTTGTTCGATCACATTGGCGCCAGATCCGTCGCGGGTTCAGGTTCGGTACTCACCGCAAGCTCCTGCTTCGAATCGTCACCGTTTACTCACCGGAATTAGCCGCGACTGACCGGCAAGGACCGGTTACAATCGGAAAAGCGAGCCATCCGGTTCCCTATAAAATCAAGGAAGATTCGTAGGCATCCGCTCTCATACCGGAATAACCCGAAGTTTCGTTGGGTGATCCAGAGGTCGCAGGTTCAAATCCTGTCCCCGCAACAGAGGGTCATTCCGGAAATTCAGGTCGTAATTTCCGGATATTGATCGAAGAAGGACCGGGACGACTGAGAAGTCGTCCCGGTCCTTTTTTTGCGCAGTCAACTTGAGTGATCTTGGCGCTCACTCGCTGCCTTCTCTGGTTAAACAGCAATTCGGCCTGCGTTTGGGCAGGCCGAATTTTGTGGGTTCTTCGTAGGAATTGCAATCTGGACTAGGCGGTTTGCCGGTCAAGTCCCAGGTAGTGGTGTAGCCGGTTTTCCTTCGAGCTAAGGATTATGCGCTGAGGGCCAGTTCTGGTTCGGTCACCTCGCTTCCGGTGTCGGGGACGAGGGTGAGGCGGGATTTGGCGAGGATGTCGAGGCCGAGGTAGCGGCGGCCTTCGGCCCATTCATCGGTCTGTTCGGCGAGGACGGCGCCGACGAGGCGGGTGATCGCGTCTCTGTTGGGGAAGATCCCAACGCTGTCGGTGCGGCGACGGATTTCTCTGTTGAGGCGCTCGTTGGGGTTGTTCGACCAGATCTGCTGCCAGAGTCCTTCGGGGAAGGTGGTGAACGCGAGGATGTCCGCTCTGGCGTTGTCGAGGTGTTCGTGGGCGTCGGGGAGTTTCCCGTCGACGTAGTCCAAGAGCCGGTCGAATTGGGCGTGAACGGCGTCAGCGTCGGGTTGGTCGTAAACGGAGTGGAGCATCGCTTTCACGGCCGGCCAAAGACTCTTCGGGGTCACACTCATCAGGTTCGCGGCGTAGTGGGTGCGGCAGCGTTGCCAGCTCGCTCCGGGCAGGTTCGCAGCGATCGCTTCGACCAGGCCGCGGTGGGCGTCGGAGGTGACGAGTCGGACTCCGGTCAGGCCGCGTGCAACGAGATCGGCGAAGAACGTGTTCCATGCCGGGCCGGTCTCCGAGGTGGCGACTTTGAGGCCGAGGACTTCGCGGCGCCCGTCGGCGTTGACCCCGGTCGCGACGAGCACGACCGCGTTGATGACCCGGCCACCCTCCCGGACCTTCATGGTCAACGCGTCGGCGGCGACGAACGTGAACGGGCCCGCATCCCCCAACGGACGGTGACGGAACTCGTTCACGTGCTCGTCGAGCTCCGCGGCCATCCGAGACACCTGCGATTTCGATAACGAGTGGATCCCGAGCGTCTTGACGAGCTTGTCCATGCGGCGGGTCGAAACGCCGGCGAGGTAGCAGTCCGCGACGACCGTGATCAGCGCAGTCTCGGCCCGTTTGCGGCGCTCGAGGAGCCATTCCGGGAAATACGTTCCCGAGCGTAGCTTCGGGATAGCGACGTCGATCGTCCCGGCCCGGGTATCGAGGTCACGATGCCGGTAACCGTTCCGTTGGGCGGTGCGATCGGGGCTGGCCTTGCCCCACTCGGCACCAATCACCGCGTCGGCATCCGCCGAGAGCAGCGCATTGATCATGGTTTGCAGCAGGCTGCGCATCAGATCGGGGGACGCATCGGTGAGGGCTTCGCCAAGAAGGCGTGCAGGGTCGACAATATGTGGAGCGGTCATCGTGATGATGCCTTTCGAGTAGAGGTAAGAGACTTCTCGAAGGTCTCACACGGTGACCGCGCTTACGTCTCGCGACGAGCCGGCCACCAGGAGTTACACCACTTTATGGGGCACTACTTCGTGGCTGTGGGTTGAACGAAAGGGGACGCGTTTCTGCCCGGGGTTCCGCCTGCAGGATTCGGATGAAAATCCC
It encodes:
- a CDS encoding IS256 family transposase translates to MTAPHIVDPARLLGEALTDASPDLMRSLLQTMINALLSADADAVIGAEWGKASPDRTAQRNGYRHRDLDTRAGTIDVAIPKLRSGTYFPEWLLERRKRAETALITVVADCYLAGVSTRRMDKLVKTLGIHSLSKSQVSRMAAELDEHVNEFRHRPLGDAGPFTFVAADALTMKVREGGRVINAVVLVATGVNADGRREVLGLKVATSETGPAWNTFFADLVARGLTGVRLVTSDAHRGLVEAIAANLPGASWQRCRTHYAANLMSVTPKSLWPAVKAMLHSVYDQPDADAVHAQFDRLLDYVDGKLPDAHEHLDNARADILAFTTFPEGLWQQIWSNNPNERLNREIRRRTDSVGIFPNRDAITRLVGAVLAEQTDEWAEGRRYLGLDILAKSRLTLVPDTGSEVTEPELALSA